In Amycolatopsis solani, a single window of DNA contains:
- a CDS encoding phage tail protein: protein MATPRDRVPRESPAQPARAAAPARRAGPPALLRLQASAGNAAVSGLVALQRQGCPAPPVAPTGVTPASDPKFRSLKKDVAAQGKAAKAHPPAGAEVKAAQDAAVAPADDKDAQAKAAQADKMAAAKPAGFDKAAFVAAVNAAIAKQAPKNLDEADKFAGSGKADQVKAEVLGKVTGGKDASAKDVTDRTKEAPDPSRAVEKPVTPLPQPPAPAALAPPDPRKATPDKAPPEQTDLRAEQCETHGAMAAAGVTDEQLAQSNEPEFTGALAAKKEGEQHTASAPAVVRQSEAGQLAAVTGAAQASGRSAMAGMTGARSQSGQRGQAAKTATKAKDEQDRARITGEIKAIFDDTKTKVEGVLGALDDQVAKKFEAGEAQAKAAFTADHQARMKRYKDERYDGVSGAARWAYDLFADLPAEANNLFLEAKKVYEVKMQGVIGEIADFVGEKLAEAKRLIADGRAQVQRKVESKSPALRKIAGEAAKEFGGQFDDLEKSVDDKQQALVEDLAQKYTEARDAVDEEIKALQAENKGLWSKAKEAVGGAIETVLKLKDMLLGVLARAANAVELIIKKPIEFLGNLVNAVKTGVLNFGANIVQHLKDGLKGWLLGNLASAGIEIPESLDAKGILKMVLSILGLTWASVRARILRFIPEPVLAKLEQTFEVVKILITEGVPGLWRWIVEKLGDLKEMVLGRIKEFVIEKIVKAGITWIISMLNPAAAFIKACKAIYDIVMFFVDKAAQIKEFVDSVLDSVESIARGGAGAVAGLIERTLAKAVPMVLGFLASLLGLGGISEKIKSILEKVQAPVGKVIDSVVGTIVKAGKKIWSKVKRGGAAVAEGVKGLKDAFLKKLKAKTPVSMKGNAHSIYLDNRGGRPVLLMASHPDPLIDKIDRALAHDAVKSKPAIAGQLTTMRGVVVAHEGKLKDALATSAKEEIQKAEAEIWDQRRLIASTLQAVGQEIDLDLLKESTYVLGGEIRSEYRRDGKFRPTFYGGFNGAADAKRGRELSRLMSLKFKEAPKWQGDPVYKMSSSYICPGKDYNSPHLVPGIGKTAINLDHRSPSVIQHWNKDGRKSDQATRNTFYNKLDNLYGMCGTCNKSNGAAESGSGLWNVEPGFKGPDGT, encoded by the coding sequence ATGGCCACGCCGCGGGACAGGGTGCCACGGGAATCGCCGGCGCAGCCCGCGCGGGCGGCCGCACCCGCGCGCCGGGCCGGCCCGCCCGCGTTGCTGCGCCTGCAGGCGTCCGCGGGCAACGCCGCGGTGTCCGGGCTGGTCGCACTGCAGCGGCAGGGCTGTCCCGCTCCCCCGGTCGCGCCCACCGGCGTCACCCCGGCGTCCGACCCGAAGTTCCGGTCGCTCAAGAAGGACGTCGCCGCGCAGGGGAAGGCCGCGAAGGCGCACCCGCCCGCGGGAGCGGAGGTCAAGGCGGCGCAGGACGCCGCGGTCGCGCCCGCCGACGACAAGGACGCCCAGGCCAAGGCCGCCCAGGCGGACAAGATGGCGGCGGCGAAACCGGCGGGTTTCGACAAGGCCGCGTTCGTCGCCGCGGTGAACGCCGCCATCGCCAAGCAGGCGCCCAAGAACCTCGACGAGGCCGACAAGTTCGCCGGTTCCGGCAAGGCCGACCAGGTCAAGGCCGAGGTGCTGGGCAAGGTCACCGGCGGCAAGGACGCCTCGGCGAAGGACGTCACCGACCGGACGAAGGAGGCACCCGACCCGAGCCGCGCGGTGGAGAAGCCGGTCACGCCGCTGCCGCAGCCCCCGGCCCCGGCCGCGCTGGCGCCGCCGGACCCGCGCAAGGCCACCCCGGACAAGGCGCCGCCCGAGCAGACCGACCTGCGCGCCGAGCAGTGCGAGACGCACGGGGCGATGGCCGCGGCCGGCGTCACCGACGAGCAGCTGGCGCAGTCCAACGAGCCGGAGTTCACCGGCGCGCTCGCGGCGAAGAAGGAAGGCGAGCAGCACACCGCGTCGGCGCCGGCGGTGGTCCGCCAGTCCGAAGCCGGGCAGCTGGCCGCCGTCACCGGCGCCGCACAGGCGTCCGGGCGGTCCGCGATGGCGGGCATGACGGGGGCGCGCTCGCAGTCCGGGCAGCGGGGCCAGGCGGCGAAAACGGCCACGAAGGCGAAGGACGAGCAGGACCGGGCCCGGATCACCGGGGAGATCAAGGCGATCTTCGACGACACCAAGACGAAGGTCGAGGGCGTGCTCGGCGCGCTGGACGACCAGGTGGCGAAGAAGTTCGAGGCGGGCGAGGCGCAGGCCAAGGCGGCGTTCACCGCCGACCACCAGGCCCGCATGAAGCGCTACAAGGACGAGCGCTACGACGGCGTCAGCGGTGCGGCGCGCTGGGCGTACGACCTGTTCGCCGACCTGCCCGCCGAAGCGAACAACCTGTTCCTCGAGGCCAAGAAGGTCTACGAGGTCAAGATGCAGGGTGTCATCGGCGAGATCGCGGACTTCGTCGGCGAGAAGCTGGCCGAGGCGAAGCGGCTGATCGCCGACGGCCGCGCGCAGGTGCAGCGGAAGGTCGAGTCGAAGTCGCCGGCGTTGCGCAAGATCGCGGGCGAGGCGGCGAAGGAGTTCGGCGGGCAGTTCGATGACCTGGAAAAGTCGGTCGACGACAAGCAGCAGGCGCTGGTGGAGGACCTGGCGCAGAAGTACACCGAGGCCCGCGACGCGGTCGACGAGGAGATCAAGGCGCTGCAGGCGGAGAACAAGGGCCTGTGGAGCAAGGCGAAGGAGGCCGTCGGCGGCGCGATCGAGACGGTCCTCAAGCTGAAGGACATGCTGCTGGGCGTGCTGGCCCGTGCGGCGAACGCGGTCGAGCTGATCATCAAGAAGCCGATCGAGTTCCTCGGCAACCTGGTCAACGCGGTCAAGACCGGGGTGCTGAACTTCGGGGCCAACATCGTCCAGCACCTCAAGGACGGCCTCAAGGGGTGGCTGCTGGGCAACCTGGCGAGCGCGGGCATCGAGATCCCGGAGTCGCTGGACGCGAAGGGCATCCTGAAGATGGTCCTGTCGATCCTGGGCCTGACCTGGGCGAGCGTCCGCGCGCGGATCCTGCGGTTCATCCCGGAGCCGGTGCTGGCCAAGCTGGAGCAGACGTTCGAAGTGGTCAAGATCCTGATCACCGAAGGCGTGCCGGGCCTGTGGCGCTGGATCGTCGAGAAGCTGGGCGACCTCAAGGAAATGGTGCTCGGCCGGATCAAGGAATTCGTGATCGAGAAGATCGTGAAGGCGGGCATCACCTGGATCATTTCGATGCTCAACCCGGCGGCGGCGTTCATCAAGGCCTGCAAGGCGATCTATGACATCGTGATGTTCTTCGTGGACAAGGCGGCGCAGATCAAGGAGTTCGTCGACTCGGTGCTGGACTCGGTGGAGTCGATCGCCCGCGGCGGGGCGGGCGCGGTGGCCGGGCTGATCGAGCGGACCCTGGCCAAGGCGGTGCCGATGGTGCTGGGGTTCCTGGCCAGCCTGCTCGGGCTGGGCGGGATCTCGGAGAAGATCAAGTCCATCCTGGAGAAGGTGCAGGCCCCGGTGGGCAAGGTGATCGACTCCGTGGTGGGGACGATCGTGAAGGCGGGGAAGAAGATCTGGTCGAAGGTGAAGCGCGGGGGTGCCGCGGTCGCCGAAGGGGTGAAGGGCCTCAAGGACGCGTTCCTGAAGAAGCTGAAGGCGAAGACGCCGGTCAGCATGAAAGGCAACGCCCACTCGATCTACCTCGACAACCGGGGTGGGCGCCCGGTCCTCCTGATGGCCAGCCACCCCGACCCGCTGATCGACAAGATCGACCGGGCGCTCGCGCACGACGCCGTCAAGAGCAAGCCCGCGATCGCCGGGCAGCTCACCACCATGCGGGGCGTGGTCGTGGCCCACGAGGGCAAGCTCAAGGACGCTCTCGCCACGAGCGCCAAGGAAGAGATCCAGAAGGCGGAAGCCGAGATCTGGGACCAGCGCCGGCTCATCGCGTCGACGCTCCAGGCGGTCGGGCAGGAGATCGACCTCGACCTGCTCAAGGAGTCGACCTACGTCCTGGGCGGCGAAATCCGCTCCGAGTACCGGCGGGACGGGAAGTTCCGGCCGACGTTCTACGGCGGCTTCAACGGCGCCGCCGACGCCAAGCGGGGACGGGAACTCAGCCGCCTGATGAGCCTGAAGTTCAAAGAGGCCCCGAAGTGGCAGGGCGACCCCGTCTACAAGATGAGCTCGTCGTACATCTGCCCCGGCAAGGACTACAACTCGCCGCACCTCGTGCCGGGCATCGGCAAGACCGCGATCAACCTCGACCACCGGAGCCCGAGCGTCATCCAGCACTGGAACAAGGACGGCCGGAAGTCCGATCAGGCCACCCGCAACACGTTCTACAACAAGCTCGACAACCTCTACGGCATGTGCGGGACGTGCAACAAGTCCAACGGCGCGGCCGAGAGCGGCAGCGGGCTCTGGAACGTCGAACCGGGGTTCAAGGGGCCGGACGGGACCTAG
- a CDS encoding phage tail sheath family protein, translating into MPTYLTPGVYVEEIEAGARPIEGVGTAVAAFVGFAADGPFNTPTLVSNWGQFTQTFGDFVEGCYLAQSVYGYFLNGGTNCYIVRVGGSRAQDNGSTPKQLTARQAVLGGYRFVAKELPEGKQAGEITVEVADPTGDNPAEDRFTVLVKQDGKVVETHNVTTKRTKENVVTAVREKSSYITVEEAAGAVAKPEKGSATLTAPPKAPQEPPVPRRVAAGDYVGDVADRTGFGGLEAIDEITMVAVPDLMAAYQRELLDLDTVKAVQLAMIAHCELMGDRMAIIDPPPGLNPQEVRGWRMDTAGYDSKYAALYYPWVQVLDPATGTNAFIPPSGHMAGVWARTDATRGVHKAPANEVVRGALALETHLTKAEQELLNPIGVNCVRSFSGKGIRVWGARTLSSDPAWRYLNVRRLFNYLEESILNGTQWVVFEPNDDALWARIRRTISAFLVMEWRKGALFGLTPDEAFFVKCDRETNPAEGIDLGQVICEVGIAPVKPAEFVIFRLAQMSGGTSLVNE; encoded by the coding sequence ATGCCCACCTATCTCACGCCGGGGGTGTACGTCGAGGAGATCGAGGCGGGCGCCCGGCCGATCGAGGGCGTGGGCACCGCCGTCGCCGCCTTCGTCGGCTTCGCCGCGGACGGTCCCTTCAACACCCCGACGCTGGTGTCCAACTGGGGCCAGTTCACCCAGACCTTCGGCGACTTCGTCGAAGGCTGCTACCTGGCCCAATCGGTCTACGGCTACTTCCTCAACGGCGGCACCAACTGCTACATCGTCCGCGTCGGCGGCTCGCGCGCCCAGGACAACGGCTCCACGCCGAAGCAGCTCACCGCGCGCCAGGCCGTGCTCGGCGGCTACCGCTTCGTCGCCAAGGAGCTGCCCGAGGGCAAGCAGGCCGGCGAGATCACCGTCGAGGTCGCCGACCCGACCGGGGACAACCCCGCCGAGGACCGGTTCACCGTGCTCGTCAAGCAGGACGGCAAGGTCGTCGAGACCCACAACGTGACGACCAAGCGCACCAAGGAGAACGTCGTCACCGCGGTGCGGGAGAAGTCCAGCTACATCACCGTCGAAGAAGCCGCGGGCGCCGTCGCCAAGCCCGAGAAGGGCAGCGCGACGCTCACCGCGCCACCGAAGGCACCGCAGGAGCCGCCGGTGCCGCGCCGGGTCGCCGCCGGTGACTACGTCGGCGACGTCGCCGACCGCACCGGCTTCGGCGGCCTCGAAGCGATCGACGAGATCACCATGGTCGCCGTCCCCGACCTGATGGCCGCCTACCAGCGCGAGCTGCTGGACCTCGACACCGTCAAGGCCGTGCAGCTGGCGATGATCGCCCACTGCGAGCTGATGGGCGACCGGATGGCGATCATCGACCCGCCACCCGGGCTCAACCCCCAGGAAGTCCGCGGCTGGCGGATGGACACCGCCGGGTACGACTCGAAGTACGCCGCGCTCTACTACCCCTGGGTCCAGGTGCTCGACCCCGCCACCGGCACCAACGCGTTCATCCCGCCCAGCGGCCACATGGCCGGGGTGTGGGCCCGCACCGACGCCACCCGCGGCGTCCACAAGGCACCGGCGAACGAGGTCGTCCGCGGCGCGCTCGCCCTGGAGACGCACCTGACCAAGGCGGAGCAGGAGCTGCTCAACCCGATCGGCGTCAACTGCGTGCGCTCGTTCTCGGGCAAGGGGATCCGGGTGTGGGGCGCGCGGACCCTTTCGAGCGACCCGGCGTGGCGCTACCTCAACGTCCGGCGGCTGTTCAACTACCTCGAGGAGTCCATCCTCAACGGCACGCAGTGGGTCGTGTTCGAACCGAACGACGACGCGCTGTGGGCCCGGATCCGGCGCACGATCAGCGCGTTCCTGGTCATGGAGTGGCGCAAGGGCGCGTTGTTCGGGCTGACCCCGGACGAGGCCTTCTTCGTCAAGTGCGACCGGGAAACCAACCCGGCCGAGGGCATCGACCTCGGCCAGGTGATCTGCGAAGTGGGCATCGCCCCGGTGAAACCGGCGGAGTTCGTGATCTTCCGGCTGGCCCAGATGTCCGGCGGCACCAGCCTGGTCAACGAGTAG
- a CDS encoding phage tail protein, translated as MALPDLDKAVGHSFGLEIDGVQIKQISEVSGLKMEQDVIELKQNTVDGKYVIKKLPGRPKAGEVTLTRGLTEDNSFEKWVKDAHFGKMASARKGGAIIVYDYEGTALKRYKLTNAWPKSLEIGALKAGDTSVLTEKLVITYEQMEVE; from the coding sequence ATGGCACTTCCCGATCTCGACAAGGCGGTGGGCCACTCCTTCGGCCTCGAGATCGACGGCGTCCAGATCAAGCAGATCTCCGAGGTCTCCGGCCTCAAGATGGAGCAGGACGTCATCGAGCTCAAGCAGAACACCGTGGACGGCAAGTACGTCATCAAGAAGCTGCCCGGACGGCCCAAGGCGGGCGAGGTCACGCTGACCCGCGGCCTGACCGAGGACAACAGCTTCGAGAAGTGGGTCAAGGACGCCCACTTCGGCAAGATGGCCTCCGCGCGCAAGGGCGGCGCGATCATCGTCTACGACTACGAAGGCACCGCGCTCAAGCGCTACAAGCTCACCAACGCCTGGCCCAAGAGCCTGGAAATCGGCGCGCTGAAGGCCGGCGACACGAGCGTGCTCACCGAAAAGCTGGTCATCACCTACGAGCAGATGGAAGTCGAGTGA
- a CDS encoding DUF6760 family protein → MTYAAGRLHEEVAYVAYHLHWSLDDILDLEHPDRLTYVAEIARINTRMSQGR, encoded by the coding sequence GTGACGTACGCGGCCGGCCGGCTGCACGAGGAAGTCGCGTACGTCGCCTACCACCTGCACTGGTCACTGGACGACATCCTCGACCTCGAACACCCCGACCGGTTGACCTACGTCGCCGAGATCGCCCGGATCAACACCCGGATGAGCCAGGGACGGTGA